The DNA region CGATTGGGATCACCATTCCCCGCGAGAGGTTGCGGTCTTAAAGAGACAAGATGGAGATGATGAGGGCCTGACACATCAGCGGGCAAACATGTCAGATAATGTAAGATATGACAACACCGAGTCGCATCTTCATGTTGATGTGTGTAACAGCAGTGAAGAGGACACAGAAATTGCTGTTTTGTCATCTTCTTCGGCATCTTTTACCGATGACGAACAGTTGGAAGAAAATGACCGTCTTATAAAAGATGCAACACAGCCTGGCCCGACTTTAATACGGACCAACTTGGGTTTTCACGTCAAAGATACAGCTAACCGTAAAACGGATAGGCCTAGAAGAAATTCATTTGAGTCTCTATCCGGTACTAAATTacctaataatattttttcatcTGTTGCTAATTCATCGAATTTTCCTGGTTGTTTGTATTTACCTAGTTCTCATTTGAATCCGTATTCTTTACTTATGAATTCAGCTGGGGCCACTCCGGCCATATCTCGTTCAAGCCGACCATCTCCAGCCTTAGGACTTTACCCACTACCATTTATGTTTCCACCAAATTCTAAAACACCGTGTCCCCACACGGCATCTAAACCCCTACCCGAAAATGTACCAGGAACAGGTTTTTCACCAATAAGGCCAGTACCAACATGTAACCTTGTTCGACCATGTTTTAACCCAAATATAAACTCTCATGTATTTCCGACTATGGTACCCGGCCCTCATATACCACCACTAAGGCCACTTTCACATCAAGATGGGCCTAGGGGTACGGCTCCAAACCTAGGCCCTCATCACCTTGCTCAACTATGGGCTAGAAATGCTTTAAATCTCCGTTCTGGAACTCATGAAGAAAAGAACAATGCTGAAAATACACGATCGTCTCGTTCTGAAGCTAAGCGTACGACAACAACGAGAAAAAGGCATTTGAGTACGGAGAGCAACAACTCGGACGAGGACCCGGAGGATGCATTGGAACGAAGAAAACAGGCAAACGCTAGAGAAAGGGAGAGAGTTAGTAATCTTAATTCTGGTTTTGAAAACTTACGTCAAGTTTTACCCTGGATGAACCACAATCGAAGGGTAAGCAAAGTGGACACTCTAAGGGCAGCTATTGCTTATATTGGACATTTACAACAAACATTATGGGACGCCGAGTGGGCTACGCATTTACAAACGTATTCACAGGCATCTGTAGGCTTTAGTCATAATGgtaagtttgtttttaattattgtagatttataattattctaacataaataaaacagttGATATCATAAGATCTTTACAATTCATATTTGTTTGGAAATGCAATGTATTACAGAAAGattgaacaaaatatttaacatttagaTTTATACCAAAGTAATATCACATATTATATACATGTATTTTACCATCTTTGTTCACTATACTCATACTACTGGTAATTTTCTTcgatttacatttttttttgtaatggaaATTCAATAATTTTCCATTTAGCAGAGTTTCTTACACGAAATTAAATAACGTAAGgatctaaatatatttaaatttagttaataactttattccaattaaattctttaaaaaatatttaacgtTAGTTTAGATTTGCAAATTCATTATAAATATAGTTCGCTTGCAGCTTTTACAACAAATGATGTTAATACCGGTACCACTGTTTAGTAACGTTatatgttttactttttaattatgaataattgaaataaatagaatttttatatgtttatacttgttatattataatgtacttccacaatccaacctAAATCAGCGTTGTTGCAAATTGATATTCTAGGATATTTTAGGTTTGTTTGTGGAAGATGCTATTGTTAATTGTTCCTGGTTAATGTTGATgatttgtatatggatgtactatccgaaataaatgaaatgaatgaatgaatgactgaataatataaatttgaCCAAATCATTAATGCCACTTCTTTTTAATAAACGAGAATTTAATCGAattgaaaaaaagtttttttctatTCTAAATTGTTTCTGTGAGGGAATTGGCAACTAATTAATTATGTACGTCCTTCTTTTTCTTGTTTCAGCTTTCCGAAGTCCAGCAATGGAACCTTTTCCATTCCAGTCAATGCATCCGTACAGTTTTATACGGCCTAGGCATTTGCCTTCATTTGGACCAACGGCTCCTATGCCAACCCTATCCACAGAAATATCAGCACCAGtaagttatatttattttgttactttTCAGGAACATTTATTAACTTCAATATTGGCAAAATGATATCTGTAACAATTAGGTATTGCGATTCAAAGATTTCTTTCAAGAgataatcattatttttatttataaaaattatttatttatttataaatacatcttgcactgatgaagggctggTGTCGCCCGAAAGCTCTGGTAACTTTTCtagctgttttacttctcgttttgatttagcttttcgcttttattttgaatctctattgagatccagccactgatacccacatcattgttattttttcagtaattttcctttggatttatttataaaaaaaatatagttatatataataaaaaaaacaacaacagtaGATAAAACTCTGCCACGTAGTATGGTTAACAGTATGGTATGGTTAACAGAAACACAAGAATATAACAATTATTAGGTAGGCCTATCATAATAAGAAACACAATTAATTCTTGTCTCATGCAAGACCCcaaagaaaaatgtattatagCGCCCATTTCTATCACATACATCTATCTATCTATCCATCTATCTAGGCATTAGTTCATCCATTGTTGAATGAAGCCCTCCTCATAACATTTCCATTTCTGTCTAATTCTTGCTATCCTAGTCCATGCAGCCGTTCCAATGTATGTTGTTAGATCATCTCTCCACCTTCTTTTTTGTCTTCCTCTTTTCCTCTTTCCTACCCTTGGTTGCCATTCTGTTAATCTGTATGTCTATCTATTATCTTGAAATCTCGTGAAATCACATACATAACATTggttaaataaaacaaagacaaatttTTTccataaactttattttataaaataattttaaccaTAACTTGAAATTAAAGCATTGATTTTTAGTGTTCACTTTTACATTGACTTAAGACATCTAAAACCTGACTAAATCCATTTGACATGTCtatatgtttaataataaaataatcatagAACCATATTTAACGATTAAGTTAGCGATGAATTTGCATAACAAAATCCCATGGtcaaataattatgttaacattcgtattattatgttaaattataCCTCACATTACTGTATGTTAGGAACATTTAGAATTGGTTATGAAAGAGTTTTATCTTGGAATTcaatttatgtttatattaggGTTAATTCGAAGAAATGTTTTGTGAGATTGATTACATCTAATTTTCTTGAAGAGTATAACTTAATTTTAAGGCGTCTGATATCAAATGTAATGTTGCTGGATCTGTTAAGAGGGCTGTTAAACCTTTCCCTATTGTCATTTCATACGTTGATGTTGCATATATTTTACTAGTTTAAAAAGtgaataaattaatgatttatttgtCTGTCAGATtagaattattaattgataGATATTGAACAttcctttttgtattgtttttttaaaaacatattttaaagatCTACAATATCCTAATGAAGGGAAGGGCTTTAAAACCAGGTTTAGAGTAGGTTGTACTATTTTGTTCATTATCATATACCCTGTTTATCCGTTATTGTATTTCTACCGTTTTATTTATCAGTACAAATTTTTGCAGTAGAAATTAATTTAACCACAGATGCCATGTTTCcaatgattttatcatgattcCATCTGAACCGAATCAACGTCCGTAGACTTTCGGCAGCATTGTCATACCATTATATATTTTCTGTTCGGCTCTTGTTGGTTTTATGTCAAGTGTGATCAGCCTAAATATGCTATTGTTATTCCGGGGTCCTTGGCGAATGAACTAAAAAAGCACGTACGATTCACGTAGCTAATTTCATACATTGGTCGCCAACCGATACCCCGTTCCGTTAATCGGTATAACTATTATTTACATGTCATATATTACatgtaaaacaattaaatttaaatggtTCGTGAGGTTTTAAACCGTAATCTGAAATCTTGTAAATCCTTTACAAGAAATTAGTTATAGAATATGTATAGAAACACTTTGCAGGCGTACTGTATTTATAGAGGTGTATGATATCCCAATACAAACTGAGGGTTTGCTAGGCCCAACTTCCCAAACGTTTTACATTACAGTATGTTCTGGTGCAACAATAGAGAACACATTTGAGAGAATTGACGATCTCTGAAATTGAATCCATCCAACGCATGTAAGCATTTTAGTAAATGATACGAATATGTAATAAGTCACAATTTATGTCATTGGCGATTATTATTATCTTAGATACATATCAATGGCGTGTTATGCTTGATATCAATAGCGTGTTATATTTGATAGGCCTAATGTTATAATGAATACAAGCCACTGTTTAATAAACCGCGAAGATGTTatcaaacaaatacaaattgtttCCAAGAAAGTAGAATCTAAAATTGAGATACACTAAACTGTAACAAATGCTCACGACTTACACaaggctgtttattgttttttttctctttcaaaatatgtctcaggggcggatccaggaatTGTTAAACACGGGAGCtctaacatataataatatagtttgtCAAAGATGTCACTTAAATTTTATCGCTACCTCCTGAAAATATACTAATTTAAGGCTACAAATATTAAGAAGGAAGATGGAATTTTGATACTAATATTATACGGAgttctatttttttattctagATGATGACAACTTATTTTATTCTCTCACGGGTTCTTatacattttcattatttatgaATTATGTTTTCTGATGAACTTTAAAACTTcggaaatgtaggcctacgggTATGGAAGATGGTTGGGTTTTCATACATACCACTTTATTACATTTTCCAAAAAAGTTTAGCTTTTATAGAATGCAGTTaatcaaaaaagaaaacatttaaaaagcCTGGTTTACTTTCAATTCTTTGGGTGCCATTTTGCTTAAATTAAGATGGTTAAGAATAGTTAAGTGAAAAACTGAGCCTTTACTATCAAacgaattatttttattattatagaatcACCCAATGTTAAGTTGCTTTTTTCCCTAAGCACTTTTTTCGGATATTCGGATTTCGAAATGAGTTTGGAAAgtttgttttgatgtttttcttttttttgtggaGATTAACACATCTTGTCTCATTACTTGTGTTCATTCTACATTCATTAACAATCATATATTAGtgaacaatagaaatatttctAACTTTGAACAAAGATAAGGCAATATGAAAACAGTAGCAGTATGCCTTTTTTAATCCGAGTTTTACTTCTCATTAGACGAAAACAATTATGGATCATTATAGGATTTATCTTGTAACCCAGATTTCTTGTTTTGTTAGGAATCAAACCCAGTGTTTTCGTAACTGAATCTATTAAAATATGAAGTAATAATTCTAATCAGTAATATCACAATACGTGACAATTGTCCAGTATTTGTAAGTAACCAGAAGAATGCTTGCAGCAATTTTTAGAAATTATGGTattttagtgtagacagaaagACTACGATGTTCCACTTGTTTGTGAATGAACGCATACTTCAAATACAGCATGTGTAAAAAATAATCACGTGATAATTTACATgcttttaataaagaaaaaataattatgtttacaaGGAAAATTCCATTgtaatatttaacaaaacacCAATAGTTAGAGAGtaggactttttaaaatgttatgaatgattttattttgtattgatattttatatataggGTAGTCGTCGCATCTTTGTCTAATTCTcttcattgttttattgttttataattttataataattatttttcttttaattgttaaattgtattaacatttattttttttttctgatttcaaGTAAACCGACGTCATAGAGCAGTTttcagtgattttttttttcaatcacatTTATGCATTCGTCATAAGTATCATTTACTATAGATTGTTTGAAACACatcttgtaaaataaatatataagttATAAATCGAGTATggcttattaattattaaatgtcCCGTACTTttttactaatttattttttatacagttcttttcaaattaaatttaaaggtTTGCCAAACGATTGGTAAAACATAATGGTCTATACACAACCTTGATATTCAAGTATTGTTACAATAGTTAGTTAAGTATGCTTAATCATGTGGATATCAAAACATTAGGCTTTTGTACTAATATTTAGGTGAATGTCCTCAAATTGATACTAAACTATTTTCCTTTGGGAATTCTAATACTTCCACAATTAATTCAAGCTTTTGAGCATCAATTATCGTCAGTTTTGTATTTTCTGCTTCTCGTCATAGTTTAGGCCTAGGTTAATGATATAAATTACCAAGAGGTCGTATGGTGCTAGAGCCACCCAGTACCAAAGCCTGTTCCCTCGGGCCGATCGCCCAGTAAGTACGCGCTCATTTGTCTATAACTACTAGCTAGAGCCTAGTTTGAGAAGTTCCATTCTTAGCCTATCAGACTGCGACACTACGACAGCGGGCTGGGTGACTGACGATTTGATGTGTTCCCACCAGAGTAAACGGCCCATTGTGTTTGTTTTGGGCTTGTCTTCACCCTGGCCCTCGACTGTGGCGCTGTGGTCCTCCTCTGAACTATAGAAACATGAGAAAAGCATACGCATCTTTATCCCAGATAATGAAGTTGAAAAGTATTTGTTTAGCGGCAGATGTTAGGCAGATTTTTTTCGAATTTTGGAATAAACGGAGAATGAACGCGTGACCAAAGCAGCTGAGAATTCACCTGTGCACACAGAAATCACATGAAATGCCAGCTATATTTCattacaattattgtttatggCAGtgaatatatatacaatataataatttataaatatagaaattaCACTACAAGTAAAAAATCAAGATATAGACATAGATAtgttattgtcacataatacagtaaaatataaaatgtaatactcGGCGCCTTGTTACTATCAATTAAAACagtcataaaaacattaataccgaaaaaacacatacaaaagaaaaaaatacagacATCACAATTGTTGCCTAAAACTATTTATTACAATTTCATTCATTATCCCAAACACACATTTTAAGTATCAACAATATTTATTGAAGTACaatgtataattttataaaaaattacgATGTATGTGAGTGATATGTGtattataaagaaaatacaaataagTGAATCTtacaaaagaaaaagaaaaaaaaaaaaacattctccacacgtatttttatataaataaatacaactaTAATTTCGGGTTAGGGTCAACTTTAATCCACTCAATCCTGATCTAATTATTACAGTATGCTGTGTTATACATTATGTCGTTGTTATATTATATCCTCTTCCTATTAGTGGAGTCTGTTAGGGATATTTTGGTTCACTTTTttccaaaagcaccaaatttggtatacaggttgcccaccctatacaaattcaatttttgatgggcgccaagcaaaatgaccccttgggtcacctaatttgcataatttaaaatggcgGACATTTTCGCTTAAACAGTCTATATCTCTAAAAATATTGGTCATAGGGAGTTGATTTTTAGcccaaaatgttcagaacataaacattcctatttactctaatgaagtatttttgaaaaaaatgaccggaagtaccagttttaacctttgacccatattttaaggaattgccatatctcagtacatagttgtcacagacagtttatttaagtgtcaaattgttcagaatatatatgttactatttagtttaatgaaacattttatccaaaaatgaccggaagtactcaGTTTTGCCTTTGACCGTTACGATGTAATTACCAACCTTGTTAcggttaatatattttgatatccataaaactacttgtcatagagagttaatgttggtgtcaaaatgttcagaacataaacatttctatttactataataaagttttttctcaaataatgaccagaaataccatatttgacctttgacctgttttttcaggcaaattgctatatctcattattgggttggcgtggaaagttcattttggtgtcagattgttcagaatatatatgttactattatgtttaatagaagatttttccaaaaaatgtcaggaagtacagttgacctgttacatacataaaattataaatttgttcaagttaactgtatatttatattattttgcaatCCACTTTTGAGCACTTGTCGAAGATGGCTACTTGCATGTGCAATTGAACGAAGTATACTGAATGAAGTTGAATAGATTGTCCTATTTGTAGTGAGTCTAGAGTAACGCAAATGAGAGAAAATTGTATAGACAAAAAATACCCAATCTCATTCTCATCTAATCGAGTACTTAAATGAAGTCTTCTACACATTTAGCAATAATGTTTACTGATGAAATCTATTCAAGTTTTGTTTTGGAAAGTTAGTGTTTCCATCACTTGTGTTTGTTTGGTTGTTACATTCAGGGTAATTGTCCTATATTGCATTGCTTCGCTGAGTATCTTTCTTTAAAGGGCCTTCAAACTGGGGTATAACCTACTAATTAAAAGGATGGACATTTTCGGGATGCACAATATAAAAACTAGACTACTGTTGCCATATCACGAACCACaactgaaatatatatttttttccacCAGACCTAAAGTAATCCTTGGTCCGCCAAACTTGGCAGAATTCtcgaattttaatttttttaaatttggccaTCATCTGGACACGATTTGGGTATTACAGTTTTGTTACTTATGACAT from Antedon mediterranea chromosome 2, ecAntMedi1.1, whole genome shotgun sequence includes:
- the LOC140039512 gene encoding uncharacterized protein → MNSAGATPAISRSSRPSPALGLYPLPFMFPPNSKTPCPHTASKPLPENVPGTGFSPIRPVPTCNLVRPCFNPNINSHVFPTMVPGPHIPPLRPLSHQDGPRGTAPNLGPHHLAQLWARNALNLRSGTHEEKNNAENTRSSRSEAKRTTTTRKRHLSTESNNSDEDPEDALERRKQANARERERVSNLNSGFENLRQVLPWMNHNRRVSKVDTLRAAIAYIGHLQQTLWDAEWATHLQTYSQASVGFSHNAFRSPAMEPFPFQSMHPYSFIRPRHLPSFGPTAPMPTLSTEISAPVHP